CTGCGGGCTTGAAGGACCGGATTAAAACCACGAATGAATTGCTTTATTTTATTAAAGCCCTCCCCGAGAACTTGTCTGCAAGTCAGATGGCTCTGATTGATAAAGAGCTGGCTATTACAAAATCCGGGAATGCAGAAATTCAATGTGCATGGTATACGCTTGCCGTCAGACATCAATACAAGCCGGCGTATGCACGCACTGAAGAATTTCTCGTAAATGTGGGCCGCCGAAAATTTCTGCTTCCTCTATATAAAGAGATGGCAGCAACGCCTGAGGGGAAAGCCTGGGCAATACAAATCTATAAAAAGGCGAGACCAAATTACCATTCAGTGTCATATAACACGATAGATCAAATCTTAAAATAGCCTTCGGATCTACTGTCCGGCACTTACACCCGGGACTAATTGGACACGAACTTAAGGCCTACTATCGAACATATTAGGGTGCTGATAAAGAAAAGTCTCCAGAAATCTGCGGGTTCTTTAAAGAAAATTATCCCCATAATCACGGTGCCAACAGCGCCGATGCCTGTCCATACGGCATAGGCAGTTCCTATAGGTAAGGTCTGAGTTACTTTGTAGAGCAAAAACATGCTGACCGAAAGGCTGAGGAAAAAACCTGCGATCCAGAATGCCGAAGCGGTACCTTCCGTTTCTTTTGCCTTGCCGAGGCAGGTAGTAAATCCAACTTCAAAAAGGCCTGCAATGATGAGTAGTATCCAGTTCATACAATAGTTATATAAGAAGATGAAAAAATTTAAGCGTAAAACTTAGGCATACTAAGATTATAGCGTACCGCAACGAGACGAATTCCGCAAATGAGCGAGATAGTAACTAGCCTGGCGATGTTTTTATCAAAGGTGCTAATTAACAGGAAATAGACAATCCCTCCAACAATACAGGCAGTAGCATATATCTCTTTCCTAAAGATCTGAGGAATATTGTTTAACAGGATATCTCTCAGCACACCTCCAAAGCTTCCGGTTATGGTACCGAGAATGATACAAATTTCGGGACTTAAGCCTTCGGCAACGCCTCTCTGGATCCCGATCATTGTAAACAATCCAAGACCTACCGCGTCGAAGATTATAAAAGTGGTTTTAAGATTTTTAATATATTGTTTAAAAAAGATTGTAAGGATGCCGGTAACCAGGGTTATCAAGGGAAGATTAGCGGTTCTCATCCAGCTGACGGGAGTATAGCCAATTAAAACATCGCGGATGGTACCTCCGCCAAGTGCAGTTACAAATCCTATTATTAGCACGCCGAATGCATCAAAACGCTTTTGCATAGCAGAAAATGCTCCCGAGATAGTAAACACTATAACCCCCAGAAGTTCTATTAAATAGGAGACACTCATTTCCATTGAAAAATAGTATTGAATTGGCTTTAACGGCGTTGCAAACCTCCGACTTTTTTCCGGATAAAAAAAGAGGCGGCACTTCAAAAAGAAGAGGGTGACCGTTGACCGGAAACCCTCTTTCTTTTGATAAAATGTTTTTTAACTCTTATAAGAAGAGATTGATAACCAGATAAACCAGGCCGGCAAGGATAGCGGATACGGGAATGGTTAATACCCAGGCCCATATCAGGTTAATAGTAACCCCCCAACGTACTGCTGATACTCTTTTAGTTAAACCTACTCCAATTATAGATCCTGTAATAGTGTGTGTCGTTGAAACTGGAATAGCAAAATGCTCGGTTATGCCAAGCGTTATAGCGCCTGCTGTTTCGGCACCTACACCTTCGAGTGCTGTTACTTTAGTAATCCTTGAACCCATGGTTTTCACAATGCGCCAGCCCCCGCTCATTGTCCCGAAAGCAATGGCACTGTAGCAAACGATAGGAACCCACTCTGGCATATGATCATTACTGCCTATCACATTTGATGCAACAAGAGCAACATATATGATTCCCATTACTTTTTGCGCATCATTTCCCCCGTGAGCAAAGCTTAAAGCAGCTGACGAAACCAATTGCAGTCGTTTAAACCATTTTTCTGCCGTTGAAGGCTTCGACCATCGGCTAAGATTAATAATGATTAGCGTAATGATGACGGAAATGATCATACCTATGATTGGCGCAAGTACAATAAAAGAAAGGATCTTAAATACATAACCAAGATTCAGCGCATCTACCGGTGTATAGCCGTTTAATAAAGCGTAGGTAATCCCCGCGCCGGCAAAGCCTCCGATAAGAGTATGGCTTGAGCTTGATGGTATGCCGTAGTACCACGTAAAGAGATTCCACGTAATGGCGGCTACCAGTCCGGCAAGAATCACGTGCATGGTAATAAAGTTCTCAACTACCGTTTTTGCAACAGTGTTGGCAACTTTATGATCATCAAAATAGAAATACGCTGCAAAATTGAAAAGTGCAGCCCAAAGAACAGCCTGAAAAGGCGATAATACTTTTGTAGAAACTACAGTAGCAATGGAGTTTGCCGCATCGTGAAATCCGTTGATATAATCGAACAAAACTGCCAGGATAACGACAATCACTAAAAGGGTTGTAACCATTTTTAGTTAATTTAAATTATTAGGCGTTTTTAACAAGGATTGTTTCAAGAACGTTAGCTGCGTCTTCGCACTTATCCGTAGCGGTCTCAAGTGCAGAAAGAATTTCCTTATATTTTATAATAAGTTTTGCGTCCTGCTCATATTCGAAAAGATCAGCAACGGCTCTGTCGAACACGTAATCCGCTTGATTCTCCATGCTGTTGATACGCACGCAAGAATCAGTGATTACACGGATATTCTTTAAATTCTTTAGCTCACATACCGCTTTGTGTAAGTCCTGGCATCCCTGAAGAATCAGTTCCGACAATTTCTGAACAGGAACTGTATTGTCGGTAATTTTATATAATTGCATCCTTGCTGCAGAGCCGTGAATGAAATCGGCTATATCATCGATCGCTGAAGCCAGTGCATGGATATCTTCGCGGTCAAAAGGAGTAATGAAGTTCTTTCCCATTTCAAGGAAGATTTGATGCGTGATATCATCGCCCACGTGCTCAAAATCTTCAATGTTCTTGGTCAATTCCGTCTTACGGTTTAAATCATTCGTGTGAACAAGTTCGTTTAGAGCTTCTCCTAAGTTAATCAGGTTCCCGCTTGCCTTTTCAAACAAAGGGAAAAATTTCCGGTCCTTCGGTACGAAATATTGGAAAATGCTGTTTAGTGACATATTATATTTTTCGAATCATGCAAAAGTATCAATACAATGTTAACTTAATGTTAATTGTTAATAAAGCATTGCAAATGATATTTGTGAATGGTTCTCTTCCGCTGACCTAAATGGGGAACGCTGCTTTAGCCCTGGCGAGTGTAAAGGCGAAGGTAGAACCCAGTCCCTCGGTACTTCTCACCGTTATGGTTTGCTGGTGTGCTTCCAGAATATGTTTCACTATTGCCAGTCCAAGTCCCGATCCTCCGATCTGACGTGAGCGGCTCATGTCTGTCCTGAAGAAGCGCTCGAACAGCCTGGGCAGATATTTTTCCTCTATTCCAATCCCATCGTCTGTTACCTCCACTAAAATTTGATCATGCAGCTCAAAAGTTTTTATAGATGTAGTCCCATTTTCACGCCCATATTTGATTGAATTATCAATCAGGTTTATGAGTACCTGGCAAATCTTATCGCGGTCGGCGTTGACCCAGGTGGGCACATGATATTTATCTTTAAATACTAACTGTAC
The window above is part of the Arcticibacter tournemirensis genome. Proteins encoded here:
- a CDS encoding DMT family transporter, coding for MNWILLIIAGLFEVGFTTCLGKAKETEGTASAFWIAGFFLSLSVSMFLLYKVTQTLPIGTAYAVWTGIGAVGTVIMGIIFFKEPADFWRLFFISTLICSIVGLKFVSN
- a CDS encoding trimeric intracellular cation channel family protein, which gives rise to MEMSVSYLIELLGVIVFTISGAFSAMQKRFDAFGVLIIGFVTALGGGTIRDVLIGYTPVSWMRTANLPLITLVTGILTIFFKQYIKNLKTTFIIFDAVGLGLFTMIGIQRGVAEGLSPEICIILGTITGSFGGVLRDILLNNIPQIFRKEIYATACIVGGIVYFLLISTFDKNIARLVTISLICGIRLVAVRYNLSMPKFYA
- a CDS encoding inorganic phosphate transporter, producing the protein MVTTLLVIVVILAVLFDYINGFHDAANSIATVVSTKVLSPFQAVLWAALFNFAAYFYFDDHKVANTVAKTVVENFITMHVILAGLVAAITWNLFTWYYGIPSSSSHTLIGGFAGAGITYALLNGYTPVDALNLGYVFKILSFIVLAPIIGMIISVIITLIIINLSRWSKPSTAEKWFKRLQLVSSAALSFAHGGNDAQKVMGIIYVALVASNVIGSNDHMPEWVPIVCYSAIAFGTMSGGWRIVKTMGSRITKVTALEGVGAETAGAITLGITEHFAIPVSTTHTITGSIIGVGLTKRVSAVRWGVTINLIWAWVLTIPVSAILAGLVYLVINLFL
- a CDS encoding DUF47 domain-containing protein; this translates as MSLNSIFQYFVPKDRKFFPLFEKASGNLINLGEALNELVHTNDLNRKTELTKNIEDFEHVGDDITHQIFLEMGKNFITPFDREDIHALASAIDDIADFIHGSAARMQLYKITDNTVPVQKLSELILQGCQDLHKAVCELKNLKNIRVITDSCVRINSMENQADYVFDRAVADLFEYEQDAKLIIKYKEILSALETATDKCEDAANVLETILVKNA